In Humulus lupulus chromosome 6, drHumLupu1.1, whole genome shotgun sequence, a single genomic region encodes these proteins:
- the LOC133785094 gene encoding large ribosomal subunit protein eL21x/eL21w-like: protein MPHKFYHGQTGRVWNITKRAIGVEVNKQVGNRIIKKMILVRVEHVQPSRCTEEFRNRKLRNDKVKAEAKLKGEAISTKRQPEGPKPGFMVEGAQLETVTPILYDVVNDLKGGY, encoded by the coding sequence ATGCCCCATAAGTTCTACCATGGCCAAACTGGGCGTGTCTGGAACATCACCAAGCGTGCTATTGGCGTGGAGGTTAACAAGCAGGTTGGGAACCGCATCATTAAGAAGATGATTCTTGTTCGTGTGGAGCATGTCCAGCCCTCTAGATGCACTGAGGAGTTCAGAAATAGAAAGTTAAGGAATGATAAGGTCAAGGCCGAGGCCAAGTTGAAGGGTGAGGCCATCAGCACCAAGAGGCAGCCAGAGGGTCCCAAGCCAGGTTTCATGGTCGAAGGAGCTCAGTTGGAAACTGTCACCCCCATTCTATACGATGTTGTCAATGATCTCAAGGGTGGTTATTAG